One genomic segment of Synchiropus splendidus isolate RoL2022-P1 chromosome 16, RoL_Sspl_1.0, whole genome shotgun sequence includes these proteins:
- the siva1 gene encoding apoptosis regulatory protein Siva isoform X2: protein MPKRAYPFPETFSSQYKIHVGEQELHQSSVFGSRYRKEIYEKTKNLLFNGAKAMVGKIWAGEEAAPLPTGAGHTLLRGQTIIGNDGKLARTSGVQAPPAAASCCVCQKSQSLRSLCSQCDRRVCASCTRLCSNCSSPCCSVCTVIDYSGPYDEVLCCGCST from the exons ATGCCTAAAAGAGCGTATCCTTTCCCCGAAACCTTCTCGTCGCAGTATAAAATACACGTGGGAGAGCAGGAGCTGCACCAAAGCAGCGTGTTTGGGAGCAGGTACAGGAAGGAAATCTACG AGAAGACGAAGAATCTACTCTTCAATGGAGCCAAGGCGATGGTGGGTAAAATCTGGGCCGGAGAGGAGGCCGCTCCGCTTCCAACCGGAGCTGGACACACGCTCTTGAGAGGACAAACAATTATTGGAAACGATGGCAAGTTGGCCAGAACAAGCGGCGTCCAAG ctccacctgctgctgcgtCCTGCTGCGTGTGTCAGAAGAGCCAGTCCCTGCGCTCCCTCTGCTCCCAGTGCGACCGGCGGGTCTGTGCCTCCTGCACCCGCCTGTGCTCCAACTGTTCCAGTCCCTGCTGCTCCGTCTGCACCGTTATAGA CTACAGCGGACCGTACGACGAAGTCCTCTGCTGCGGCTGCTCAACATGA
- the siva1 gene encoding apoptosis regulatory protein Siva isoform X1 — MPKRAYPFPETFSSQYKIHVGEQELHQSSVFGSRYRKEIYEKTKNLLFNGAKAMVGKIWAGEEAAPLPTGAGHTLLRGQTIIGNDGKLARTSGVQVLNEKDFHHDSAPPAAASCCVCQKSQSLRSLCSQCDRRVCASCTRLCSNCSSPCCSVCTVIDYSGPYDEVLCCGCST, encoded by the exons ATGCCTAAAAGAGCGTATCCTTTCCCCGAAACCTTCTCGTCGCAGTATAAAATACACGTGGGAGAGCAGGAGCTGCACCAAAGCAGCGTGTTTGGGAGCAGGTACAGGAAGGAAATCTACG AGAAGACGAAGAATCTACTCTTCAATGGAGCCAAGGCGATGGTGGGTAAAATCTGGGCCGGAGAGGAGGCCGCTCCGCTTCCAACCGGAGCTGGACACACGCTCTTGAGAGGACAAACAATTATTGGAAACGATGGCAAGTTGGCCAGAACAAGCGGCGTCCAAG TTTTGAATGAAAAGGATTTTCACCACGATTcagctccacctgctgctgcgtCCTGCTGCGTGTGTCAGAAGAGCCAGTCCCTGCGCTCCCTCTGCTCCCAGTGCGACCGGCGGGTCTGTGCCTCCTGCACCCGCCTGTGCTCCAACTGTTCCAGTCCCTGCTGCTCCGTCTGCACCGTTATAGA CTACAGCGGACCGTACGACGAAGTCCTCTGCTGCGGCTGCTCAACATGA
- the adss1 gene encoding adenylosuccinate synthetase isozyme 1, with amino-acid sequence MSLSWSAKDHKNSNPPAAAAGLKRGRSDGGNKVTVVLGAQWGDEGKGKVVDLLATDADVVCRCQGGNNAGHTVVVDGKEYDFHLLPSGIINPKSTSLIGNGVVVHLPGLFEEGDKNEKKGLKGWEKRLIVSDRAHIVFDFHQAVDGLQETERQAQEGKNIGTTKKGIGPAYSSKASRTGLRVCDLLGDFKDFSSRFKNLVHQYQSMYPSLTVDVDDQLKKLKEYGERLRPMVRDGVYYMYEALNGPPKKILVEGANAALLDIDFGTYPFVTSSNCTVGGACTGLGIPPLNIGDVFGVAKAYTTRVGIGAFPTEQLNPIGELLQTRGHEVGVTTGRKRRCGWLDLVIVRYAHMINGFTAIALTKLDILDVLDEIKVGIAYKLNGKTIPHFPANMDILHKVEVQYETFPGWKTDTSAARKWSELPVKAQNYIRFIENHIGVPIKWVGVGKSRECMIQMF; translated from the exons ATGTCGCTCAGCTGGTCCGCCAAAGACCACAAGAACTCCAACCCGCCCGCCGCCGCTGCGGGACTGAAGCGCGGCCGCAGCGACGGGGGCAACAAAGTGACGGTGGTTCTGGGTGCGCAGTGGGGCGACGAGGGGaaggggaaggtggtggacctgCTGGCCACCGACGCCGACGTTGTCTGCAGATGTCAG GGAGGCAACAACGCAGGACACACAGTGGTGGTGGATGGCAAGGAGTACGACTTCCACCTCCTCCCCAGCGGCATCATCAATCCTAAAAGCACGTCGCTCATCG GAAACGGCGTTGTCGTTCATTTGCCCGGCCTGTTCGAGGAAGGAGATAAGAATGAGAAGAAAG GTCTGAAAGGATGGGAGAAGAGGCTTATCGTCTCTGACAGAGCTCACATTG TGTTCGACTTCCACCAGGCTGTGGATGGCCTGCAGGAGACTGAACGACAGGCCCAGGAAGGAAAGAA CATCGGGACGACCAAGAAGGGCATTGGACCGGCTTACTCCAGCAAGGCCTCTCGCACTGGCCTCCGGGTCTGCGACCTGCTCGGCGACTTCAAAGACTTCTCCAGCAG GTTCAAGAACCTGGTTCACCAGTATCAGTCCATGTATCCGTCCCTGACAGTCGACGTTGACGACCAGCTGAAGAAACTCAAG gaATATGGCGAGCGATTGCGGCCGATGGTCAGAGACGGCGTCTACTACATGTACGAAGCTCTGAACGGACCTCCCAAGAAGATTCTGGTTGAAGGGGCCAACGCTGCTCTTCTGGACATTGACTTCG GCACATATCCTTTCGTGACATCATCAAACTGCACTGTGGGCGGAGCCTGCACTGGCCTGGGCATCCCTCCTCTCAATATTGGGGATGTGTTCGGCGTTGCGAAGGCCTACACCACCCGGGTGGGGATCGGAGCGTTTCCCACTGAACAGCTCAAC CCCATTGGAGAGCTGCTGCAGACGAGAGGGCACGAGGTCGGCGTGACAACGGGGAGGAAGCGTCGATGCGGCTGGTTGGATCTTGTCATCGTTCGATACGCACACATGATAAATGGTTTCACCGC AATTGCTCTGACAAAACTTGACATTCTGGACGTGTTGGATGAGATCAAAGTTGGGATCGCTTATAAGCTCAACGGAAAAACAATTCCTCATTTCCCTG CCAACATGGACATTTTGCACAAAGTAGAGGTTCAGTACGAGACGTTCCCCGGCTGGAAGACCGACACCTCCGCGGCCAGGAAGTGGAGCGAGCTCCCGGTCAAGGCGCAGAACTACATCCGCTTCATAGAGAACCACATCGGAGTTCCTA TCAAGTGGGTCGGCGTTGGAAAGTCCAGAGAGTGCATGATCCAGATGTTCTAG